The window gctcaagcactccataggatcttcaagaggaagaacaagccgccatcactgaggtggacccgttctttaatctccttgttctttatttttctatttttttcgaaaatttatgctttatgtttatctatgtttgtgtcttgtgatcattagtgtcttagtgtctatgccttaaagttatgaatgtcctatgaatccatcacctttcttgaatgaaaaatgttcttaattgaaaaaagagaagaattgcatgaattttgaattttataacagtttaactatcttgatgtggtggcaatacttttgtctctgaatgtatgcttaaacagtgcatatgtcttttgaatttgtggttcatgaatgttggctcttgaaagaatgatgaaaaaggagacatgttactgaggatctgaaaaatcataaaaatgattcttgaagcaagaaaaagcagtgtatttaaaaaaaaaattcgaaaaaaaaggaaagaaaaaaagagagaaagaaaaaaaaaagaaaaagaaagaaaaagaaagaaataaagttgtgatccaaggcaaaaagagtgtgcttaagaaccctggacacctctaattggggactctagcaaagctaagtcacaatctgaaaaggttcacccaattatgtgtctgtggcatgtatgtatccggtggtaatactggaagacagagtgctttggaccacagccaagactcaataagtagctgtgttcaagaatcattatacttagctaggagaatcaataacactatctggattctgagttcctaaagaagccaatcattctgagtttcaaaggatagagtgagatgccaaaactgttcagaggcaaaaagctaaaagccccgctcatctaattaatactgatcttcatagatgttttttggaattcattgcatattctcttctttttatcttatttgattttcagttgcttgaggacaagcaacaatttaagtttggtattgtgatgagcggataatttatacgctttttggcattgtttttagtatgtttttagtatatttggtttagtttttagtatatttttattagtttttagttaaaattcacttttctggactttactatgagtttgtgtgtttttctgtgatttcaggtattttctggctgaaattgagggacctgagcaaaaatctgattcagagactgaaaaggactgcagatgctgttggattctgacctccctgcactcgaagtggattttctggagctacagaagcccaattggcgcgctctcaacggcgttggaaagtagacatcctgggctttccagcaatatatgatagtccatactttgcccaagatttgatggtccaaaccggcgttcaaagtcaccttcagattttccagcgttaaacgccggaactggcaccaaaatgggagttaaacgcccaaactggcacaaaagctggtgtttaactccaagaagagtctctacacgaaaatgcttcattgctcagcccaagcacacaccaagtgggcccggaagtgaatttttatgtcatttactcatctctgtaaaccttaggctactagttctctataagtaggaccttttactattgtattgggggATCTTGGTAGCTACtcttgttcttatgctatcttagatcattgggaggctggccattcggccatgcctagatcttgttcttatgtattttcaacggtggagtttctacacaccatagattaaggtgtggagctctgctgtacctcgagtattaatgcaattactattgttcttctattcaattccgcttgttcttgttctaagatatcacttgttcttcaacttgatgaatgtgatgatccgtgacactcatcatcattctcacctatgaacgtgtgcctgacaaccacctccgttctaccttagattgggtggatatctcttggattctttaaccggaatcttcgtggtataagctagaactgatggtggcattcaagagaatccggaaggtctaaaccttgtctgtggtattctgagtaggattcaatgattgaatgactatgacgagcttcaaactcctgagggcggggcgttagtgacagacgcaaaagaatcactggattctattccggcctgatcgagaaccgacggatggatagccgtgccgtgacagggtgcgttgaacatttccactgagaggatgggaggtagccactgacaacggtgaaacccttgcataagcttgccatggaaaggagtaagaaggattggatgaagatagtaggaaagcagagagacggaagggaaaagcatcttcatacgcttatctgaaattcccaccaatgaattgcataagtatctctatctttatcttttaggttttattcatcatctatacccatttgagtctgcctgactaagatttacaaggtgaccatagcttgcttcataccaacaatctccgtgggatcgacccttactcgcgtaaggtttattacttggacgacccagtgcacttgctggttagttgtgcgaatttgtgtttatgccatggtattgagcaccaagtttttggactcattaccggggattaattgagttgtgaaaagaagtgatcacaatttcgcataccaatagTCTCAAAGATGCTCTCTACACTGCTGATGACTTGCTGGACCGTGTCTTCATCAAAGCTCAAATTCGCAACAAGGTACGCACTCGGCTTCCTCAGTTCCTTGATCTGTCTGGTAGGAAGATGGTGACTAAGATAGAAGAGGTGGTTGAAAGAATAGAAGATCTTGAGAAACGCAAAGATAcccttggtctcaaagagattcAAACAGGAAGCTCTTCATGGAGACCTCCATCCACTTCTCTTGTGAAGGGGAATGTGTTCAGCAGGGATGGTGACCAACAGGCACTAATCAAGATGCTCAATGACAACAATCATCATaacttgtctgtcatctctattgTTGGTATGGACGGTGTTGGTAAAACTACTTTAGCACAATGGCTCTACAACAACAAGGATTTGATGGACGGGGTTGATTTGAAAGCATGGATTTGTGTTTCTGAAAACTATGATGTTGTTGAGACTACAAAGAATGTTATAAAGGGGATCTCTTTAGGTATTTGTAGTCTTGATAGCTTTGATTTACTTCAACAAGATTTGAAGAAAAAACTGTCAGAAAAGAAGTTCTTCATTGTTTTGGATGATGTTTGGAATGAAGATGTTGACAAGTGGAATAGTTTTATCACCCCTTTTCAACATGGGAGAAAGGGAATCACTATTCTTCTAACAACCCGTAAGGTAAATGTTGGTCGAATAGTCCAACACTGTAACTCTTACGCTCTCAAGGGACTGTCAGATGATCATTGTTGGTCTATTTTTGCGGACAATGCATCCTTTCCTGAATCAAATGGGAGCTCAGAACTGGAAGGAATAGGTAGAAAGATTGTTGAGAGGTGTGATGGCTTGCCATTAGCTGCAGAAACACTTGGACGCTTGTTGCGCTCAGAGCATCGTGCTGAAGAATGGAATAAAATACTAAGGAGTGACATTTGGGAATTTCGTCTGGCAAattgtaagattcttcctgcATTGTTATTAAGTTACCATCATCTGCCTACTCATTTGAAACGATGCTTTGTTTATTGTTCATTGTATCCCAAAGATTATAAACTTGATAAAGATGAATTAATATTGCTGTGGATGGCTGAAAACCTTTTACAACCACCAAGGAGGGGACAGACTTTAGAAGAAGTTGGTTGCGAGTGTTTTGATGACTTGGTTTCAAGACTATTCTTCAAGCTGGTCGAGAATGATGAGAAGTATTTTGTGATGCACGATCTCATGCATGACTTGGCAATTTTTCTTGCTGGAAAATTTTATTGTAGGTCATTTGAAGAACTTGGTGAAAAGGAAGAGATGAGTATTCTAACTCGTCATTTATTATACGACCGTTCAATCTCCAAGAAAACATTCTCCTCTCGTGAAATAGAATCTTTGAGGACATCATTGTATATCAACCCTGGATCTTATTTCCATAAAGCACACGCAACATTACCATTTGACATATTGTCAAAGAATAAATACTTGAGAGTTTTGTCCGTTCATACACTCAATATATTTCCTGATTCAATAGCTAAAAAATTGATCCAATTGCGCTATTTGGATCTCTCTCGGAGTGATGTTAAGATATTGCCCGAGTCATTATGCAACTTGTGCAATCTACAAACTTTAAAGTTAGAAGGCTGTTCAAATCTGACTTTGCTACCTAATGGCATGTATAAGCTTGTGAATTTGCGGCATCTTAATATAAGAGATACTCCTCTGAAAGAAATGCCAAAAGGAATGAGCAAATTAAAACAGTTGCACATTTTAAGTAAGTTTGTGGTGGGAAagcaagaagacaatggaatGGAAGAGTTAGGAGGGCTTTTAAATCTTCATGGATCACTTGAGATTCAGAAATTGGAGAATGTGATTGATGCCAATGAGGCAAGGAGTGCAAGGATAATAGATAAGAAGCACATCGACGAGTTATTGTTGGAATGGTCTGTATTTGGTGATATGGTTTCAAACACACATACTGATGAACAAGATATACTTGGGGGCTTGCAACCACACACTGGCTTGAAAAAGTTGACTGTTAATAGATACAAAGGTAAAATATTTTCAGACTGGATCGGGCATTCTTCCTACAACAATATCACAAATGTATCTCTGTATTCTTGCAAGAATTGCTGCATGCTGCCTTCACTTGGACAGCTGCCATCTTTGAAGTCCCTGAGCATCAAAGGTTTTTATCAACTGAAGAGCATTGGCAAGGAGTTTTACAAGAATGAAGGCCATCAACATTCTAAGCCTATTGCACCGTTTCCCTCACTGGAGAGTTTGCAGTTTGATAACATGCCATGTTGGGAGGAGTGGCACTTACCTGACTCAGAAGCCTTTCTTCAGCTTAAGAGCCTTCAAATAAGAGATTGTCGAATGTTAAAGGGAGATATGGTTAATCAGGTATTAATGAGAATCGTTTCTTCCTCATCGGATGTTTCCAAAGTGCGCCAACTGAAAATACAAGATGGTCATCAGGGATGGGATAAAGAGATGAGACTATATGGGAATAGTTTATCAATTAGTGGATTTGAATATGTGGTGGAGTATGCATTTAAGGCAAGGATCATTCACCATCTAACTTCCCTCCAAGAAATAGAAATCTCATGGTGTTCATCTGTTGTATCCTTGGGGGGCAATTGTTTACCCAAATCTTTGCAAAAGCTCCAAATCTCTAATTGCCGCCAAATTGAATTACTCCAGCAACAACACAAGTATGATTTGGTAGATCTACAAATATATCAAAGTTGTGATTCACTGACCTCATTGTCGTTGGATGCCTTTCCCAATCTCAAGAATCTGGAGATAAAAGAGTGTTCAAATCTGGAATCAGTTTCAATGTCACAGCCACCACACGCTGCTCTTCAACGTCTCACCATCAGTCAATGCTCCAAATTTGTGTCATTGCCATCTGACATGAATAGTCTTCTTCCAAATTTACACACTCTGGCCATACGAGGTTGCCCAAACATTTGTAGGTGGCCAGAGGGTGGTTTGCCGGCTAACCTGAAAGAGCTTATTGCAGGAGAATGCGAGGAACACGTAAGGGGTGTATCATGGTTGGGCAACTTGGACAACCTCACTCATCTCACCATTTCTGGTCTTTGGTGTGAGAGCATAAAGTTATACCCAGAGGTGGGTTCGATGCCTCGCCTTCCCTCCCTCACCACTCTACATATCCATGACTTTTATGATCTGGAGACATTGGAGTGCAACCAGCTTCTCCGCCTCACCTCCCTCCAACAACTACACATTTCATACTGTCCAAAGCTGAAGAATATGGAAGGAGAAAAGCTGCCTCCCTCTCTCTTACTACTTCAAATTGACTACTGTGATTTGCTGGGCGAACACTGCAAGAACAAGCATCAACAAATTTGGTCCAAAATTTCCCACATCCCCACCATTAAACTCAATCGCAGACATATTTTCTGAGTAGAGATTTCTGAGCAGGTAATTCTCTATCCTTCATGTTTGTCATGCTACCACAATTAAATTCACACATGCAAAAATTTCCTTTTCCTTCaagtcaattttttttctctttctttaaacAACATTAACCACTTGAACTCATATGCCAACTGCAAAATTTGCATTCTTTTCTTTCAATTATCGGGAAAGCTCTCATTTTGCAGTTTTAGTTAAAGAAATATCCTTTATTACTCTCAGATACAGTCTTTGCTATATGTAATACTTGCTAACTCATGTTTAAAAAGAAAATCACATTTAAAGACGATGATAACAATTACCAtgaaacaaaaattgaaacacaGGGAATATCCTTTTTCCATGTATCCAACATTTGAGATTTGTTTTTAGATGTATTAAACAAATGAATGaattaaatttacttttttaatgtttttactaTCTTCTGCAGGTGGCTTGTGTAAATATCAAGATGTAATCCTCTACATTATTGGCTATATATCTTCATTTAATTCTAAGATCATTTGAGGTGATAATTAAGCTGGATTAAGGTGTTGCGAACCAGATACTATGTTTTCTGATTTTGGCTTAATCTTATTAAAAAGCAAGGACATGATGGAGAAAGTTAGAGTAGTGGTACTTATGATTGAAAAGCTTTTGTTGTTGTAGGTATATTTTTCTATTCCttgctataattttatttttgctatTTTCCACAAGAAAAACTAAATGATAGCTTAATTTGTGGAAAGAATTCGCAGAGTTGTTGTGTTGCAAGATTCTAATAGGAATCAGCATGCACGAGGTGTATAAGCTTTCAAAATAGAAGGATCAAGTTATTGCTGTGTAATCATTTTTAGCCATAGATTGAATCAttggataaagttaatattattaGATGCCTATAATAAGCTATTCTAATACCAAGAGTAAATGTTCTGTACATATATTAAGCTGAGGTGGAATTCAAATTATTCAAGAAGTATTGTGATAGAATATTTGATCTTTTGGACTTAATTAAAGAGGTTATTGCCATGTTAAGTGAGTGTATTATGTATATTTAAATCTTTTTGAGTTCCTCTTCTTTCGAGAACTCAACCTTCACCCAACCATCTGATGATTCCTCAGAAGATTGAACCTCCTCAGGCTCCAATTGATTGTCTTTCGCAGCAACACTACATTGCTTTTCTACAGCAGGTGGAACTGTTTCAGGCTCCTCACGCATCACAAGTTCGGACTATTGTTTCTTCTTAATCAAGAAACACCAAAGGAACAGTTTAGCTAACTGAATTTGCATGTGTCTGTTATCATTACAAAGACACGCTGGAGTTGTCAAATTTTAACCCTTCAAATTGGCCACTAGAGTTAGCTAATATACTAGTATCATGAAATCGAAGGTTCGAATTGCGTTTTAGGATTTTATGAAAAATAGTACACTTTTTTAAGCATCTTCCATTtgcttttatttgttttcaaactTGTCAAAAACAGATTCCTTGATGTGCAAGCAACTATATGAAGGTTCCAGACACCAAGGACATGCCCCTTGAAGTCATCACCAAATTCTTTGCTGTTGGTGCAAGAGTAAGACAATCTGCTTCTGCCTAATATTGATCTCATTCTTATGAGTTTAGCGTGTATACATGCATGTcatattaaactactcttccacCTTAACCCATGAATTTAATATGATAAAACCATGAAAAAATGAgataagaaaagatgaagaatattgtattttttttttaagaaaaaattcacCTGAAATAGAATGGTATAAACATAGAAGTGGAACTAATTGTTCCATTATGTACAATTGCAATTACAGTAGCATAAAAATTTAACTATCAGTTATCAACACAGATCCGAACACATCACAACACTTAAACATTATACGAATTTGGAACTCAAGACATGGAAAAAGCGAACCCCAAAGCCACTATCGGCGTTGACTTCCACCACTCCCTgttgttcttgtattctgttgggctgcaTTTGTGGGCCGACACATTTTTATTATTGTCATGGACTAAGGTGaaagaatagtttaatatgtcagttagtttgttagttagttagaagAAAGATATCTTGCTTGTAGTTCAATTTTGAACATGTTTATTGTACCATCATTCTTAAGGTGGAATGCAAGATTATGATTACCTTGATTTATATGCACTTCATCACAAAACAATGTCTGTCTTTTCTGCATGCAGCATTGACTAGTATACGCTTGAAATTaaaccatttttttttttaataaaaaaagtgctctcatttttattctaatatattttttttgtgcaTCACGCACACTTAAATAtagtatattataaattaaagcaaagtgGCGGCAGCACATAAAACATAACTCAGAGGATCTTCCAGGCTACCAgaaactgaaaaagaagaagtaatTAATGGAAACCATGGTGTGCCTTTGGCCACTTAATACCATTTTTCCAACTTTCAATATCCTTAGCAAAATCTGGTATTCATGTATGTTGTCTCCTTTTTCATATCAACAGCAAGAAACATTCAAACGCTATCTATGCCTCATCATCAAATATTTTCCCAGAAGTTGCTAAGCTATTATATGATACTTAAATAAATGAATACATGTTTTGGTTCTAAAAAATGCACTTAATTTTGTATTCCAAATGCGCACTGTTTAACTCATACTCAACCAATTTAGTTGCTCAAAATACACATGATTAGGAGGTATGATATTGTGTGATACAATATTATTTTTCCTATATCAAATGCCTTAGAGAAGCTTTTGTGTTGGAAGATTCATGTAGGATCGTAAAAGGAACCAGCATGAATTGTGTAAGCTTTCAAAATAAAAGGATCAAGTTATATTGTTGTGTAATCTTTTTTACCATAAATTGAACCATTggataaaaataatagtatttgATGCCTATAGTAAGCTATTCTAATACCAAGAGAAAAGGTTCTGTAATAATAACAATTTCTTTGTTTCTGGATTTGGAAACGTTATCAAACAGATTCCCAAGGTGATGAAGGAATGTGGCTAATCCGGTCAACATTCAAAGAATATGCTTTCCACATTTGAAACATGAAATAGTCATTGGAAGGAGAAGTTGCAGTGATGCCATCAGCAACAATTTCATTCCTATCAACTTTTTGGTTTTTCCAATTTTTGTGATGACAGACACTTTATGTCTTGAAATGTTTATTTTTTTGGTGTAGAGTTTTCACGTTAAAATTTTGGTGTCttgtctctatttttatttttttggtttctgTTATTCAATTACTGTCACCGTTTTATGTATTGTTATGGCAATTATTTTCTCAAGCAACTATTCATATTGACAAGGTATTTGCCAATTTAGGTCTATAACTAATTATTTAGTgtttgtttgggcgccattattttgataaaaaaaatatatttttttattttttttacgtatttggaaaatttctagtagtaaaagtaaaagcactagaaaaataaaaagaaagatcttttttcagaagctgtaatttacattttttttaaaagatttttttcctttaaaaaagatgtttttcatgtaataaataaacaaaaaagtacttttatattgttatacccaaatataattgatagataaaaagatctttttacatgagatatccaaacataaaattacttttactttttcataagatcatttaaaaaaatataactaaaaaaaatatcttttcttagaagctcacccaaacaagcctaACTCATGACTTGAAAATGATATGCAAAGTACTTCTCTTccaaaacagaagaaagaaaatactTACACAATTTTATGTGAGATACTATCTATGCATTCATAAGATTTCATgagtaaatataataattattgccTCAGAGGATTCCTGTTTTCTAAGAAGGTGTTTCTTAGGAAGTATCTTGTACAAAAGATTAATCCTGAGGCTAGGAACAAACACATGGAACTAAACTTGAAAAGAAATTCTAAAAAGAATTAGAGAGAACAAGGAATTTCTGAAGTAAAAATGAAATGAATTCAAGCTCTCTGTAGTAGTGCATTGGTACCATTATGCTAAGAATGAAAATCCATAATAGCACTGATTCACAGGAAGATAATGGTTCCGAGCTCAGCGGGCTTTCACATGAGTTATAATGTCTGTGTATATAATTCTAGTTCTAtaacttcaatgaattttgagGTTATTATTTGCTTCATAACTAAAATTACTACAAAGTTTCACACATGCACAAATGCAGCACATTTGATATGAGACTGCAAATGCAATTTTGTGCACTCTTTATTTTAGCATAATAAATTGAACAATTGCCAAAACTACAATATATAAAGTTTACAGCATAATAAATTGAACAACAAAGACAATAATAACCATCAAGCATTTTCCCACTAAGTGGGATGCAAAACAAATGGGAAATTAAAGGAAGATTCCATTTtccataaatatatttttttatacttttctatatattataccTTCTTGTTATAATAGCAAATAATACTAATATGttaaatacatttatttataagttattttacataatattttgtatattttttattttttagaaaaatctcactttttaatttttaagaggttatttgaaaataatataaatatatttatccaTAACATAGCATCTATtgatttttagaacaaaaaacgATAAAATAATTCAATGCTGATCTCGAGAACCATTGTTGTTAGTGGTTGTAGGATCAAGGACTTGCAACGGTTGTCGGATCGTCTTCTTGGAGTGGCCGGGGTGGTgaaatctgaaaagatactcCGCAGTCTGAAAGGTATAAAGTATGAAGAATGAGTTTGTACCTAAGGGACTCTGGCTCTCCTTTGTATAGCTtatgatagttatcttatcttatctggctTATCCGGCTTTGATAAGTGAAGTATTTGATAAgatgagataagataactatcataactatcttatatatattttgaatattaaaaatatcatttataaaagatagaaaatttttcaaaaataaaataaaaaaataattagttatctatacctaatttttaaactttaatttcttaaatacgattttttttttttgtattttagacAAGTTCGCCACATCCATTAGCAAATTCTATAATTTATATAGATTTCGCCTAACCTCTTCAAAatgctttttcaaaaatatcatattggataaagaaaaaaaaagttgaaaggtTAAGAATGACAAATATTATCATTGTCTCCAAAATATATAGGAGTATACACGAAAAAATTGGACGGAGTTCACTGGACTTAAGCGAACTCACTCTTAAAAAAAATGACATTTCTGAAACTAaatttagaataataatttttttattttatttaaaaaaaatcctaaaaataaactttattttaataCATATGAATATACTTTTCTTACTAAAAAACGTTTTTCAAAAGTGTTTCCTATGCTTAGTATacgcttaataaaaatttttcaagttaCTGAACTTA is drawn from Arachis hypogaea cultivar Tifrunner chromosome 12, arahy.Tifrunner.gnm2.J5K5, whole genome shotgun sequence and contains these coding sequences:
- the LOC112729624 gene encoding putative disease resistance RPP13-like protein 1 translates to MVTKIEEVVERIEDLEKRKDTLGLKEIQTGSSSWRPPSTSLVKGNVFSRDGDQQALIKMLNDNNHHNLSVISIVGMDGVGKTTLAQWLYNNKDLMDGVDLKAWICVSENYDVVETTKNVIKGISLGICSLDSFDLLQQDLKKKLSEKKFFIVLDDVWNEDVDKWNSFITPFQHGRKGITILLTTRKVNVGRIVQHCNSYALKGLSDDHCWSIFADNASFPESNGSSELEGIGRKIVERCDGLPLAAETLGRLLRSEHRAEEWNKILRSDIWEFRLANCKILPALLLSYHHLPTHLKRCFVYCSLYPKDYKLDKDELILLWMAENLLQPPRRGQTLEEVGCECFDDLVSRLFFKLVENDEKYFVMHDLMHDLAIFLAGKFYCRSFEELGEKEEMSILTRHLLYDRSISKKTFSSREIESLRTSLYINPGSYFHKAHATLPFDILSKNKYLRVLSVHTLNIFPDSIAKKLIQLRYLDLSRSDVKILPESLCNLCNLQTLKLEGCSNLTLLPNGMYKLVNLRHLNIRDTPLKEMPKGMSKLKQLHILSKFVVGKQEDNGMEELGGLLNLHGSLEIQKLENVIDANEARSARIIDKKHIDELLLEWSVFGDMVSNTHTDEQDILGGLQPHTGLKKLTVNRYKGKIFSDWIGHSSYNNITNVSLYSCKNCCMLPSLGQLPSLKSLSIKGFYQLKSIGKEFYKNEGHQHSKPIAPFPSLESLQFDNMPCWEEWHLPDSEAFLQLKSLQIRDCRMLKGDMVNQVLMRIVSSSSDVSKVRQLKIQDGHQGWDKEMRLYGNSLSISGFEYVVEYAFKARIIHHLTSLQEIEISWCSSVVSLGGNCLPKSLQKLQISNCRQIELLQQQHKYDLVDLQIYQSCDSLTSLSLDAFPNLKNLEIKECSNLESVSMSQPPHAALQRLTISQCSKFVSLPSDMNSLLPNLHTLAIRGCPNICRWPEGGLPANLKELIAGECEEHVRGVSWLGNLDNLTHLTISGLWCESIKLYPEVGSMPRLPSLTTLHIHDFYDLETLECNQLLRLTSLQQLHISYCPKLKNMEGEKLPPSLLLLQIDYCDLLGEHCKNKHQQIWSKISHIPTIKLNRRHIF